DNA from Hypanus sabinus isolate sHypSab1 chromosome 31, sHypSab1.hap1, whole genome shotgun sequence:
ctagatttcatggtccttatgaaattgtgtctaaaattaatgatgtggattacgtggtaaaaactccagatcgtagaaggtcaacacaactttgccatataaatatgttgaaaccatattttgagaaacaatctgatactgtgactgttgtggttagtgagaatgagtttgatttaactaggaacatgatagatgattcatctgactttcattctaaatccaacattgtttctgttaggttaacaaattcaaccattctggaaaatattgatgaaaaattagcacatttacagttagagcagagacaacagatgaaggagttgatttttaaatatagggagttgtttccagatgttccgagaaggacttctatagcttcacatgatgtagatgttggggatgccaaacctattaaacaacatccatataggatgaacatggaaaaatgtgaacttgctgagaaagaaattgaatatatgttagagaataatatcattagacattctaactcgaattggagttcgccatgtgttatggtgccaaagccagatggtagtattaggttttgtacggattataggaagatgaatgctgtaacgaaaacagatgcatatccaattcccagagtagatgattgtgtagataaagttggaaaggcaaagttccttacaaagattgatttattgaaagggtattggtgtgttccattaacggacagaggtagagagatttctgcatttgtaactccatctgggttatatgagtataatgttcttccatttgggatgaagaatgccccaggtactttccagaggatgattaactttgtgattcagggattgaaagatactgatgcttatattgatgatttagtgacaggaaatgatacttgggaagcacacattattgcgatggagaaattgtttgaaaggctttcaaaagctaacttaactattaatttagctaagagtgaatttggacatgccactgtgacttaccttggttatgttgtgggtcaaggtaaggtagctcctgttcaggcaaaagttcaggcaattttagagattcccactccaacggggaaaaagactctcagaaggtttttgggaatggtaggatattatcggaaattttgtaagaattttgctaatgttgcccttccattaactaaccttctgcggaagaatgagaagtttgtatggacggtgccttgtcaagaagcatttgaaaaattgaaaaccatgatatgtcaacaacctgtgcttaaggcacctgactttggaaaacctttttcattggctgtggatgctagtgatgaggctgcaggagcagtattaatgcaaaggaatgaggggaatgagcttgatcatccagtagcttacttttctaagaaatttaataagcatcaaagaaattattcgacaatagagaaagaattgttatctcttgttttagctttggaatattttgaggtatatgttagtacaactcagaaaccacttattgtttacactgatcataatccgttagtttttctgagtaagatgaaaaacaaaaacagaaggttattaaattggagtttgatgttacaagagtacaatattgtgatgactcatattaaaggtaaagataatgtggttgctgattgtctatctcgatgttgaatgtacactgtaattttttttatggagtggttttttttcaattgtaacactcctactgtattgtgagttataagctgttatatgatggtgttgtggattgtatatgttataaaatttatacctttgtttttcttgtaagcaattgttaaaaatttttgttcttgtcagaccaaaaatgtttttttggagggaggtgttacgtactcgtgacacatgacagtggagcccttgtcatgtgactggggttgaagctgtactggacttgaggtgatggtcttctgatggtggaatgacatcattttcccgccagtagagatcatgtgacgggttttttttacaggttataaaaggtagaccccaccctgtgaggaggggcagttcgtggctggatttgccaagttgacttcatgccactgcgtgtttgaagtgatgacgcagtttagttgaagggtgaagtttttatttaatgcctaaagtttaaaaggttaatgccaacaggttctttatgattctgttagttcgagggaattagaggagagtgaagattcaaggttggaagtaaagatcgaggagaatcgctttctacggtgaaacgggggcgacctttgtttgatccttatttggaaggatttcgttgactatcttcgtgttaatccctaggtttacctagaaaggattgaaggtagtggagaaggaaaggtcagtgcctttaagccgttctgtttcgtaaattcttcgtgggaatttcgacgtcgggaatcgaagcaagcgacgtgaaagagaacttaaatcgtcctgtaaagtctctccttttaaatggactgtgagcatatcgaacttttggcaatatcactttaagaactgttttggaatatcactttacgaactgtttgaacagccgctcagcagctgtttccggttacggtagtgtttgtttacttttggggggtttgttttctgtgtttaataaacgtgttgtttgttataagaaacccttgtcgaactcatatatttattgttgcctgaatacgtaacagagtccataagaccatcaaatataggagcagaatttggccatttggccgattgagcctgctctgccatttcatgatcactgatcaatttttcctcttagccccaatctctgcctatatccagtgatttggcctctgcagctgcctgtggccaaaaattccaccgattcaccactctctggctgatgaaattcctcctcatctccattctaaaaggatgcccctctattttgaagctgtgtggtCTGGTTAGAGAcattcccaccacaggaaaactcctctccacatccactcactcaagccctttcactatttgataggtttcaattcagTAACCCTtctttcttcaaaattccagtgaatacaggcctagtgACGTGAAACACTATTCATcagacaagccatttaatcctgggtATAATTCAACTTTTTTGACGTAATGACAGAACAGTAAATTCTGGATTTCAGAGATTTTTGCGTTTTGGAATCATGGATCAATCTGCCCAACATTAATCACTAGTTTGTACTGCAGTAAACTCTGTTAATTAACCCACGCAATCCCAGGcacacagatgcaaaataaagaCAGGTGTAAATTTAGAGTAGGGAAGTTGAATCATACTTGGAGGTAAAGCCTGATTACTAGGCCTCAGAACATTCTGTTCCTCAAATGGTCAAAATAAAGCCAAGTAACAAGGTGGAAAATACCCACAACTTGCAGAATTACACGCTTCTCATTACCTTGCTTCCTGGGATAAACACCTGATCCACCCTGGCTGCATTGCCTCGGCGAGATTGTTTCATGattaaagacccgaaacaccaAATGACTCTAAGTTGTATTATTGATGATGTGCCCCtttgcacacccggttcgctaAGCCAAAAGTTGTTgaaccacgataatgaaaggcatcagCCACTGTGTGGCTCCACTACACTACCCCATCCACCATCTACCATACACCATCATATGGATCAGGATCTCTCCCAGCCCTACCCTCAAACCTAATCCAGAGGTCCAAGGGGACACATAGCCCCACAAACCCGATTACTAGTGTAAGTAGGGGGAAGATCcaataaaggcaagtgttggacctggtgaatgaaggcatgggccagacCAAAGTGGCAGCGTTGCGTGACTCTGAATCGAGAGTGACGAGATGAAGAAGCACAAGAGGGGTGATTctcccactgcccgcataatctctttgttattttgattttgttctgATAGTCCTCTGTCTATTTGAATATTTTGGTATAATATTTAATTTCAGTGTTTCTTGTCAATGTTGATGCAATGTGTCTGTGATGCCGCTACAAATACGTTGTTCCTTTCGCCTGTGCATAAATAAACTCGATTTAAACTTTACACTGAAATGTCCAAATCTCTCCTTCGTTCTTCTGCTGCACTGTGTCATGAACTAAACGGCTTAGTGTTTAATTTTACAatgtttcatctgattttattttcattctgcTTTAGAAATTTGCGTTTCCCTTTTCAATGTCAGCCCGCACCCCCGCCTGTCTCTGcccttctgtacttcctcccgcATTAAACGACAGCGGTAACCGCCACACATTGGCGccgcttcccatcccccagcgttccgaTTGGTGATTCCTTTCTCCAAACAGCCAATGGGAATGCTCAGCATTCCCATCCTCATTAACATACCACTTTGGGCGCTGCCTATTTAATCCGCGCTCCGGACAGCTTCTGCTTATTATTGTGTTTGAAACCGACGAGGAAATGCCTGATACAGCGAAACCCGCTCCCAAGAAGGGCGCCAAGAAAGCTCTGTCCAAACCGGCGAGCAAGTCTGGCAAGAAGCGCAAGAGGTCGAGGAAGGAGAGTTACGCAATCTACATCtacaaagtgatgaagcaggttcACCCCGACACCGGCATCTCCTCCAGGGCCATGAGCATCATGAATTCATTCGTGAACGATATTTTCGAGCGCATCGCGGGCGAGGCTTCCCGCTTGGCCCATTACAACAagcggtccaccatcagctcccgggagatccagaccgccgtgcgcctgctgctgcccggggagctggccaagcacgccgtgtccgaagggacaaaggcggtgaccaagtacaccagctccaaGTGAAGCTGTCCAGTGAGATGATCGAAAACACAACggctcttttaagagccactcacAATTTCAATGGAAGAGTTGTACTAGCATTTGGGTAATAAATTACACATACTTTGTCTGGTGACTTCTACAAGAGTTAAATCGTGGTTGGAATAACATCCCACTGAACTGACAAGGAATTGTTACCCACCCCCCCCATCAGTCCGCCCACTCGGTATCCATGCCGTTGTTGTTTTATTTGTGGCTTCAGGAGTTTATTGGTTCCGGTTGGGTAACTCCTGAATCTCATTTCAACTCGAGCCTGAAAGACCCCATGGCTCTTTCATATAGAgaagcgtcgacagtgcttctgcttaaagatgctgcctggcctgctgggttgcaccagcattttgtgtgtttgaatttccagcatctacagatttcctcgtgatggcTCTTTCATATAATAACTTTATAAAATTGCAGACTAGACGCTGGACAAAGTTTGAGAAGAACCGTTTTCCATAACCTGATAACGTTCATACAGTGACCGACCGCGGGCAGAAGCTGAGGGTCAGTTTTATTCGGTTCCGTTACGGGTTGAAAGGAATTAGAGAACTGAGTTCCCAGACACTCCAATATCAACTACACTTAAATCAAATGTGCCCGGTTTCAGTAACGGAGGGAAATGCGAAGACCCAATCTTAAAACAGAACGGCAATTATTTAACTTGGAATTAAATTTGAACAATAGATTTATTTTTTGGCGGGCTTTTTTCCAGATTTCAGTGCACCTTGGGGAGGAGACGGTTACTATCCGCGCTTCTACCTTTACGGACTGCTGATTGGTGATAAAGGCAGTTCTTCGATTGGGGCATTTCTCTTCACCAATGAGAATAAGCAGGATCACACCAATCAGAAACATCACTTTGCATTCTCAAAGAGCGTATAAAAAGGGCAAGTTGGGGGGTTGAACATTCTTTCATTCTCGCTGGAGTAGGACTGTGACTGTGGAAATATCTGGACGTGGAAAAGGCGGCGCTGGCAAAGTTGGCCGTCCGCAACGACGAGGAGCTGAACAAGCTGCTGGGAGGGGTGACTATCGCTCAGGGCGGTGTGTTACCCAACATCCAGGCCGTACTGTTGCCCAAGAAAACCGGCACTGCCAGTAAGTGAAGCGACGTGAGCTGAATCTATTTACCCAAAGGCTCTTTTCAGAGCCACTCACAATGTCTGTGGAAGGGCTGAGCGGCGGGTGCTTTCCGTCCGTTTGATAACCTGCATCTGTCAGTGCCTCGACATGTTTCTTCCGCGAAAGAAACCGGAATAAATCTGCACAGAAACCCGTTCGTTTCAGTCCCGGCTCGTTTTCCCCTCTCAGCAGACCGAATGTAGCTCTCTCCCCTTGCAGAGAGTCAGCGGGTTCACTAGGCGCAGAGTCGTGAAATGAACTTCCGGAGTCAGCCCCGAGAGGGAGAATTTAATCTCCGACCACTCAACGACTCCGCTCTTCATCACCGAGAACCGCGTTGTCTGGGTTCCACATTGCGGGTTGACCCCGGACCGTTCCGGTGTGCAGAAGGCTGGAACATCGCCTGTTCGTTGCTTCATGAGCGATTCCCATCGCCTCACAGAAAAATAACATTTGCGTTTTAcatttcagaatcaagtttattatcaccggcatgtgacgtgaaatttgttgactcagccgcagcagttcaatgtcATACATAATCTAAAAGACAGAGtaataaaataacaaataaaataaaacataataaataaacaaatcagtTAAGTACATTGACTGTTATTctgaaaaatgtgcaaaaacagaaatactgtatattaaaaagtgaggtaatgtccatagttttaatgtccatttaggaatcggatggcagaggggaagaagctgttcctgaatcgctgagtgtgcctgcagtcttctgtatctcctacctgacggtaacagtgagaaaagggcatgccctgggtgttggaagtgtttaataatggacgctgcctttatgagcaccgctccctaaagatgttctgggtactatcagcagcttctttcggtgctgtgccgtagcccctccacaccagacagatgtcgcctgtcagaatgctctccgcggcACAACTATACAGGTCTCTGACTGTCTACAAAGGTACGTTTACCCTGTGGAACCGTTCGTATTTACTGAAAAAAATCTCGTCCACCCAGGCCTCTGAATATAAATGAACATTTTGCCAAAGAGTGGGTCAGTTTGATCAGATCTGCCGAGAGGCTCCCTATGTGAGGCGGTGCGTCGCTCTGAGTTTGGTTTGTGCCAGGGAGAaaagggtggggtgggtggaTCGAGTTCTTCAGCACCGTAGTACCAGTCACTTCTCTACAAATTCCTGTCTGTCTGAGACTTCCCTAAATACCCCTGTGctctctgcctctgccaccacccctgacagtgcgTTCCAAGTCCCCATCACTGTTCCCTTCACTTTCTTCCTCTGATATTAAATACATGTCTTTTACTAGAAGACATTTCCCTCCTGTGAAAAATATTACTGGCTGTTTACACCAACTATGTCCTGCAAAACTGTATAAATTTCTGTCAGATCTCTCCTGAGCTGACACCACTCCAGAGGAAAAAGCTCCAGCATGTCGAGCCTCTCCTCACCTCACTCCTCCTCCAGACATCCTGCTTAACAACTTCTGCACCTGCATCGAAACCTCCACATGCTTCCTAgaatgaggtgaccggaactgaacactGTGCTCTCACTGTGGCCGAACCAGCATTTTATAAACTGTAACATGATGTCCTGGtgattgaactcaatgccttgcccGGTGAAGGCAAACATGCCGTACACCGGCTTTaccaccctgtcaacctgtgctCCCAGTTTCAGGGAACCAATCTGCCCGGACCCAGCATCCTTCTGTATGTTAATGTTCCTGCCATTACCTGTGTACCCACGCTTTATGTTGCCCCTGGGTATCATTTTCACCACAATGAATGTACAGAATGCAGTGGGGTTatctttaatcctgctcatcaGAGATTTTTCATCACTGTTTCTCGCTCTCCAAATGTTCTTGAGTTCCCTTCTGTGTTTTAAATATCATCCTCAAACACCCTGTTTGATTCCAGCTTCCTAAGCCTTACATAAGCTTCTCACTCATCCTCGACTAAATTTACTTCCTCTCTCATCATCCAAGTTTCCTGAACGTTGCCATCCTGGACCCTCCCCCTTACAGGAACAAACTGGCCCTGAATCACTGTGCAGCTGTCTTTAAACAAACTCATGTCTGATGAGGATTTGCCTCAAAATCCATCCTTACAGTGTTAAGCATCAAACTTGGCATCAATCTCTCCATTCAGTGACAGGCGTTCTGGTTCACATCCCCCTGTCAATCTCATTTCAACCCTCCCAGGGAGCAACAATGAGCCTCATgatacagaccccccccccccccgtgaaggTGCaaaccaccctcccccccccccttgtaaATGTCACCTCTGGACCTGAAGAGGTTCCAGTGTTCTGGAATCCTGAAACCCTgtccctgcaccagctcctcagccacacattcatctgctctAACTTTCTGTTCCCACCCGTACTACCACAGAGCATTGGGAGTAACTCAAAAATTATAACCTTTTGGGTCCTGCTCTTGAACTTGTTCCCTAACACTCTATATTCACTGtgggacctcatcccttttctacCTGTCCACTGCTACCGACGTGAACCACCACCTCTGGCTGAGTGAACATTGTTCAGTAGCTGCTCTGAGACGTCCCTGACACTCAGTTATACGATTTACAAAAGTTTGAAACTGACTAAAACAGTCATtgagaggaaaaagatgaaatacgaaggtaaactagccattagaattaaagaggatactaaaagtttcttcagatatacaaagtgtaaaagagaggcaaaagtagaTGATGCTGGAGACGTAGTAatggggtacagggaagtggcaGAGAAGCTGAATTAGTAttgtgcatcagtcttcactgtggaagacactggaagTTGGCTGGAAATTCAGGAGAATCAGGGGCAGAAATGTGTAAATTGGCCTTTACTAGGGAAAagctgcttgggaaactgaaagatctgaaggcagATAAATCAGCTGGACCAGATTTTCTACACCAGTGttatgaaagaggtgactgaagagatagtGGCAGTTTTAGTAATAATCATTCTATAATCCCTGTATTCTGGCGTGGTTCTGGAGAACAGAAAAATTGCCAACATTATTCGACTCTTGAAGAAGGGAGATGGGCAGAAGagaggaaatcataggccagtcagtctgacctcagtggttgggaagatgatggacTCGATGTATTTTCATGCGACTTGGtgacacatgacaaaataggacaaagtcagcatcgtTTCCTTTAGGCccaaggtgtacaagatgttgcGAGGCatcaatcgtgtggatagtcagaggctttttctcagggctgaactggttgcaacaagaggacacaggttaaggtgctggggagcaggaacagagatgtcaggggtaagtttgttactcagagtggtgagtgcgtggaatgggctgcccgcaacggtggtggaggcagatacgatagggtcttttcagagacttttggataggtaagcccagtaattcctaaagtagggacatgttcagcacaaattTTTCGGCCGAAAGGTCTGtttggtgctgtaggttttctatgcttctattaaCTTACTTTGGATTAAAATGTTAACTTTGACAATATTTTTCCGTGACCTTCTGTTTTCAGTGATCTTGTTACGTTTTTCTACCCCAAACTATAAAAGATTATccacacaaaaataaacaaaataaaaaacgTTAAATATTTCTAAGACTGAAGAGTCAAATTAAAATGTGAATATTACTGTCTATAAGGCACTCAATTTCCGTGGGTGGCCGGGGGGGTTCACTGTCCTGGAAATGCCCCTCTGAACCCACTCAGTTACGATGCTCTCCCTGCCCCGCCTCCCGGGCAGTTGACTCCACGTCACGTGATACTGGTTTTCGTATGCCGATCTGTGACGAACGGTGGTCATTGCTGTCCCGCCTTCACCGACGTCGTTTCCATGGGAACGGTCCGGGATGGTGGACACGGGGTTGTGGGAAAGTGGAGTCGGTCTCTACTTTGGGTTTCGGCTCCACTGTGGGAATCGGCCTCTCCTCTTCCTGCCCACGGAACAGTGAGTGTCTGTCAGCGCCTCACCGCACCGGCTCTCTGCCTCAGGTACAATATTTAaaccatatttgcacagttacatggataggaaaggttgagagggacacGGGCCTAATGCAGGCGGATGGGACGAGTTCAGGTCGACAACTTGGTCGGCCTGGATGAGTTTTACCGAAGGGACGGTTTCAGTTCTGTATAAATCACTGACTCTATTCTGGGCGGTTCAACCAGGACAGgatgtacacagtgaatgacaggtTCCTGGGAAGGTTTAATGAACAGAGACTTTTTGGGTttctgtccccacacctcctctggcagctattctctgtgtgaagtgtgtacccttcagatcccctttaaatctgtcTTTAAACAGTTTTGTACAATTCTAATGAGAGGCAGTTCTTTGGCTGATAAGGCAGGTagaacacacaaccctgtctctctgtgatGCCACATTCAGGGAACTGTGTAACAATATTAGAGACACATGCACAGGTACTTCAGTGAGCAAGGGACAGAGGGATATGAAACTAATGCAGGAAAGTGGGATTATTGTAgctgtgtgtgatgggggagcATAAATGTGATGGGCCAGAGGGTCTGTTTCTATCCTGGCCAACCCTGGCAACAGCAGTCCTCCACTGCAGTGGGGTTTGTTACCTTCATTCTCAGCTGTGAGCTTGTTCCACTGAACCCCTTATCCTCTGAGAAGATATTTGCACCCTTCCATTGTGACCAAGCTGTCCGCCATCTCTCCTAATACTAACCAGTGTTCTTCACCAAATTCCCATTTCAAAGCCCTGTTACTTGTGCATGGGGAATTGGTGCATTTTGGTAGCCTTTTTAGGGGGTTGATTCACTATTAACCCTAATCCAACAAAAATCCATTGTTCTgggttttgagtgttttaggtaagTCCATCCTGAAGTTCTGTGTTCCAGGTTCCCGCTGAACTTTCCCAGTCAGTGGTTTCTGCATGGCTATACTGACCATCGAGAATCTGTCTCCACTAACTCAGCACTTGGTCTGTCTCCTACCCTGCCCTGGTGATTCAAATGCTCAATCACATGGTCCTTAAATACCAGCCTGCACCACTccctcaggcagtgtgttccagattgtaacctttatttttccagctggtctgcaTCCCACATCTAGGTTTGTTAGCCGACTTTACTGTCCATCTTACCCCTAATCTttttgtcatctacaaactttctgatccagtttactacattctcatccagatcgtttatacagatgcaaaacaacaatggactcagcatcgggaagttaaaccagggcaggatgaACACAGTAATGACAGGTTCCTGGGAAGTGTTCAGGAACagagactttgtgtgtctttgtcttcaccacctcctctggcagcttatctGGGATACCGGCTATTCTCTGTGCCAAATATTTACCCTTCAGATTCCCTTTAAACACACTCTCTTACCTTACAACTATTCCCTTTAGCTTCAGACAGCCACACCACTGGAAACAGCCTCTGCTTCTCTAACCTTTGTATGCCTCACTTAATTTTATTCACCTCCAGCAACTCACCCTTCAGATTCGCATTCAACGTCCACCCAGTCACATCAAAACAATCCTGTGCAGTTTTAGGACTGAGAAAACTGTT
Protein-coding regions in this window:
- the LOC132383828 gene encoding histone H2B-like, which gives rise to MPDTAKPAPKKGAKKALSKPASKSGKKRKRSRKESYAIYIYKVMKQVHPDTGISSRAMSIMNSFVNDIFERIAGEASRLAHYNKRSTISSREIQTAVRLLLPGELAKHAVSEGTKAVTKYTSSK